ACACCCTTTTTGTCCACGTCGCGGATCACCGGCACCAGCAGGCCCGTGGGGGTGTCCACGGCGACGGCGATGTGGATATAGTCCTTGAACACCACCTCGTTGGCGCTGGTGTCGATGGAGGCGTTGAACTTGGGGAAGGCCTTGAGAGCTGCCGCCGCCACTTTCAGCAGGATGGCGGTCATGGTCAGCTTGCCGCCCTTCTTCTCGGCCCTGGGCCCGTACTTCTTACGCAGGGCTTCTATCTCGCTCACGTCGGCTTGGTCGAAGTGCGTGACCATGGGGATGGTGCTCCAGGCTTGGGTCATCGAGCGCACCGTGGCCCGGCGGACGCCCGACATGGCCTCGCGGCGGGTAGGACCGAACTTGCTGAAGTCGGGTAGGGTGGGGGCGGGGACGGTAACGGGGGCACCGGCTAAAGCCGCAGGGGCCGCGCCGCCTTCGGCGTAGCGGCGCACGTCACCTTCGGAGATGCGGTAGGCCGGGCCTGACCCGACAACCCGCAGCAGATCCACGCCCAGTTCCCGCGCCAGCCTGCGTACCGAGGGGGCGGCCGGAATCAGCCTGCGCGTTGCGGCGGGCTGGGCAGGGACAGCCTGTGGGCTGGAGGGTTTGGCCGGGGTCGGGGTGGGCGCGGGTTGAGGGGCCGGGGCTACGGGTTTGGGTTCTTCAGCGGCGGGCTTGGCCGCCTCGGGCGCGGGGGTGGGGGCAGGTGCCGAGGCGCCGTCGCCCAGCATCACCACCACCTGACCGCTCTTGACCTCGTCACCGGGTTTGACCAGCACTTTCTCCACCGTGCCCCCGGAGGGGGCGGGCACTTCCATGACGGCTTTATCGGTCTCGAGCTCGAGGAAGGGCGCTCCGGCCTCGAGCCTGTCGCCTTCCTTGACCAGCACCCCCACCACCACGGCGGAGGCAACGTTGTCGCCCAGCTCGGGTAATTTCAATTCGGTAGCCATAGTGCTCCTTTCAGTCGCGTCATATGCCCTACGTCTTAGGTATCCTGGGTTCGAGCAGACGACCTAAGGCGTAGGGCGCTGCTTTAGCGTTTGTGCGGCGCCTCCCGGTCGGTTTCGATGCCGAGCTTCTTGAAGGCCTCGCTCACGGCCTTGGCGGAGAGCTTTCCTTCGTCCTTGAGGGCCGAGAGGGCAGCCGCGCTGATGTACTTGGCGTCTACCTCGAAGAAATCGCGCAACGCCTCGCGGGTGTCGCTGCGGCCAAAGCCATCGGTGCCCAGGCTGTGGATGGGGCGCTCGAGGTAGCCCGAGATCAGGTCGGGCAGGGCCTTCATGTAGTCGCTGGCCGCGATGATAGGGCCCTCGGTGGGGTCGAGCATCTGGGCGGCGTAGGGCTTCTCGGGCTTGGCTGTGGGGCTTGCGGCTTTGCCGGTCGCTGACGCGATGCCCTGGGGGTTGAGCCGGTTGCGGCGGGCAGTCTCGATGGCGTCGTAGTACAGCGCCTTGTAGCTGGTCACGCTCCACACGTCGGCGGCCACGCCATAGCCCTCCAGCACCTCGGCGGCCTTGATGACCTCGTTCAAGATGGTGCCGCTGCCCAGCAGCTGCACGCGGGCCTTGGGCCGCTTGAGCTCTGACTTTTTGAAGAGATAAAGGCCCTTGAGAATGCCCTCGCGGGTCTGCTCCCGCGGCTCGGGCATAGGGGGCTGAGGGTAGTTCTCGTTCATCAGCGTGAGGTAGTAGAAGATGTCCTCGCCCTCCTTGTACATGCGCCGCATGCCGTCCTCGAGGATCACCGCCAGCTCGTAGGCGAAGGCCGGGTCGTAGGCGAGCAGGTTGGGGATAGGCAGGGCTTGCACGTGGGAGTGGCCGTCCTCGTGCTGGAGCCCCTCGCCGTTGAGGGTGGTGCGCCCGGCGGTAGCCCCCAGCAAGAAGCCCTTGGTGCGCTGGTCGGCCGCGGCCCAGGCCAAGTCGCCCACCCGCTGCAGCCCGAACATCGAGTAGTAGATGTAGAAGGGAATGGTGGGGATGCCGTAGTGGGCGTAGGCGGTACCTGCGGCGATGAAGCTGGCCATGGCCCCGGCTTCGTTGATGCCCTCCTGCAGAAGCTGACCGCTCTTGGACTCGCGGTAGACGGTCACGGTTCCCGCGTCTACAGGCTCGTAGAGCTGGCCCTTGGGGCTGTAGATGCCCACCGAGGAGATCACGCCCTCCATGCCGAAGGTGCGGGCCTCATCGGGCACGATGGGCACGATGAACTTGCCCACCTCGGGGTGGCGCACCAGCTTGGTGAGCATGCGCACGAAGGCCATGGTGGTGGAGATCTCGCGGCCCCCGCTCCCGGCGTAGAACTCCTCGAAGAAGGAGGCGTCGGGGGTGTTTAAGGGGGCAGCCTTGACCCGCCGCTCGGGGATCAGGCCGCCCAGGGCCTTGCGCCGCTCGAGCATGTACTGCACTTCCGGCGAGTCGGGGCCGGGGTGGTAGAAGGGGGTTTTCTCGAGGTCCTCGTCCGAGACGGGGATGCCCAGGAAGTCGCGGGCCTCGCGCAGGTCCTCGAGGGTGAGCTTCTTGACCTGGTGGGCTACGTTCTTGGCTTGGGCGGTAGGCCCTAGGCCATAGCCCTTGACCGTGCGGGCGATGATCACGGTGGGGCTGCCTCGGTGCTCGGTGGCCGCCTTGTAAGCGGCGTAGACCTTCTTCTTATCGTGCCCGCCGCGCGAGAGGGTGAGGATCTCGAGCTCTTCGTCGGTATAGCCCTCGATCATGGCCTTGAGCTGGGGGGTGTTGAAGAACTTCTCGCGTAGCTCCTTGGCCCCGTAGGCCGCGTAGCGTTGGCTCTCACCGTCGACGAGCTGCTCGAAACGCTCTAAGAGCACACCCTCGGTGTCTTTGGCCAGCAATTCGTCCCAAGCACTTCCCCACACCACCTTGATCACGTTCCAGCCGTTGCCCCGGTAAACCGACTCGAGCTCCTGGATCACCTTGGAGTTGCCGCGCACGGGGCCGTCGAGACGCTGGAGGTTGGCGTTGATGACGAAGATCAGGTTGTCGAGTTCCTCGGTAGCAGCTACCCGCAACGCACCCAGGGTTTCCACCTCGTCCTGTTCGCCGTCACCCAGGAAGGCCCAGACCTTGGCGTCGGACCTGGGCTTGAGGCCCCGGTCCTCCAGGTAGCGCATGAAACGAGCCTGATAGATGGCCTGCAAGGGTCCCAGGCCCATCGAGACGGTGGGAAACTCCCAGTAGTCGGGCATCAGCCAGGGGTGGGGGTAGCTGGTGACGACGCGGCCCGGCCCCGGGGTGAGGTCGCGGCGGAACTTGGCCAAGTCATCCTCGCTGAAACGCCCTTCCAGGAAGCTGCGGGCGTAGATTCCGGGCGACATGTGGCCTTGGTAGAACACCAGGTCGCGGTCCATCCCGGCGTCGGGCCCGCGGAAGAAATGGTTGAAGCCCACTTCCATCAGCTCGGCGATGGAGGCGTAGGTGGCGATGTGCCCCCCGATGCCCTCGGCCTTCTTGTTGGCCTGCTGCACGATGGCGATGGTGTTCCAGCGCAGGATGTTGGCGATGCGCTGCTCGAGCTCGAGGTCGCCGGGGTAGGGGGGTTCGTGGTCGGCGGGGATGGTGTTGATGTAGGGGGTACGCAGCTTGTAGGGCAGCATCACCCCGTGCTTGTAGGCGTAGCGCTCGAGGGCCTCCACCAGTGCCACTACCCGGTCGCGCCCGGCGGTGCGCAACACGTACTCCAGGGACTCGAGCCATTCTTTGCTTTCCAGATCCTCCAGGCTGATTTGCTCTTCAGCCGAGAGCCTGGCCCGTGCTTCGATCAGCTCTAGGTCGGTTATCATTTTGCTTTCTCCCAAGCTTCAGATTACACCTTGAAGTCGGGCTCGAGATGGTGTGCGAAAAATATTTTTTGTTGAATGAAATGCGATTGATGGCTGAACGCAAGACGCCTTGGCAAGGAGGGCTGGGGGATACCCCCTTCCCATTGGTGAGAGGGGGGCCTTTCACCACGAGCCGTGGCTGACTGCTTAGGGCTCACCGCTCATCCCGACGCGCTATCTTGCTCCCTGCGGTGTCGCCGGACGTTCAAATTCGCTCCACGACGCTCGCTCCCAACCGTATAATCCCCCATAGATATGGCGAGACCCGAGAGCGCTCCGGTGGTGCTGGCAGCCGCCCAGACCGATCCCGGACGCAAGCGCGACCTCAACGAAGATGCCGTCCTCTATGAGCTCACCCCCTACGGAGGGGTCTTCGTTGTGGCCGATGGCATGGGGGGACACCGCACCGGGGAGGTGGCCTCGAGGCTGGCCGTCGATCACATTGCCGTCAACCTGCGCCAGGACCTGCCCTCGCCGCAGAACCTGGTCAAGGCCTTTGAAGCTGCCAACCGCGAGATCTACAGTGCCGGGCAAGCGCCCGAGTCGCGCGGCATGGGCACCACTGCTACCGCCCTCTGGCTCGATTTGCCCTACGCCCTCTTGGGGCACGTGGGCGACTCGAGAGCCTACCTCTACCGCAAGGGCGAGATGGTCCAGCTCACCAACGACCATTCCTGGGTGGCCGAGCGGGTGCGCCAGGGGGTGCTCACCGAGGCCGAAGCCCGCAACCACCGCTGGCGCAACGTCATCACCAACGCCCTGGGCTCCTTTCCTCAGGTGCGTGTGGACCTCATCGGCCTCAAGGTCGAGCCCGGAGACTTGTTCTTGCTGTGCTCCGATGGCCTGACCAGCGTGCTCGACGACCCCGTCATCGCCGAGGTTCTGCGCAACTACCCCCCCGAGCAGGCCGTGCCCCGCCTCATCGCCCTGGCCAACGAGTGGGGCGGCCCCGACAACATCAGCGTTGTGGTGGCGGCGGTGGGGCCGCACATCCCCCAGCAGCAGCGGCCTTATGCGCTGGCCGTCGAGGCGGCCAAGGGGGGGCCGGTTAGCCTGCAACTGGGCCAGGAGCCCGAGGGGGTCACCACCCAGGTGATCGAGCCGGAAAGACCCAGGGGTTTTTGGCAGCGCTGGAGCACCTGGCTACTGCTGCTGCTGTGGGGTGGCCTGCTGGCCTACGTGCTCTACAGCCAGTTCGGGTCGGGTAGGCTGAGCGCTCCCTGAGGTCCTGAAGCCGCTGATGGCTAAACGCAAGGCGTTGAAGGTAAGCTAGGGGGCATGAAAAAAGTACACACCGATCAGGCTCCCCAGGCAGTCGGTCCCTACAGCCAGGCCATCGTGGCGGGTGGGATGGTGTTTTGCTCGGGGCAGATCCCCCTGCGGCCCGATGGCACCCTCGAGGACGGCGATATCGCCGCCCAGACCCACCAGGTCATGCGCAACCTCAAGGCCGTGCTCGAGGCCGCCGGCTCCTCGCTGTCGAAGGTGGTCTCGGCCACGTGCTTCCTGCGCGACATGAACGACTTCGCCGCCTTCAACCAGGTCTACAGCCAGTACCTCAGCGAGCCCTACCCAGCCCGCGTGACCGTGCAGGCCGCCCGCCTGCCCCGCGACGTAGCGGTGGAAGTGGCCTGCATCGCCGTGATCTAGGGGGGCCATTGACACCGATCGCCTTCCGGGCAGGGCGGGGGCGCGGTGGCCGGGCTTAACCATTTCTGCTGCTCCCCTCATCCATGGCCGCACTAGAATGCGGCCCATGAGGACCACTGCCCTCCTATTCCGCCGCAAAACCAGCCTGACCCTGGCCGGGCTGGTGTTTTTATTCGCAGCCTGCACTTCCCCAACCCCCTCCGCTACCGCCTTGATCCGCGTGCTGTGGCCCCAATCCCTGACCCAGGAGATACCCCCCAGTGCCCAGAGCATCGTGGTGACGGTGCGGCCTGCCGACAGCCAGGCCATCTACGACACCCTGATCCTCAACAAGCCCACCGCCGAAGGCCGCATCAAGGCCCCGGTGGGCCAGGCGCTGTTCGTGGCCAAGGCTTACGACCAGGCCGATGGGAAAGGCAGCGTACTGGCCAAGGGCAGCACGCAACAGCAGATCGTCGCCGGGGAGAAGAACCAGGTCGAGCTGAGCCTGAAGGTGCTCGACCACATCGAAGTCACCCTGGCCAAGAGCGCCATCGAAGCGGGCGAAGTCACCCAGGCTTTCGCCATAGCCAAAACCGCCTCCGGCAGCCAGATCGACGACCCCGCCTTCGCCTTCACCTGGTCGTCCTCGGACACGGCCATCGCCAGCGTAAATAGCTCGGGGATTGTGACAGGAGTTGCGCCGGGGACGGCTCAGATTCGGGCCAGTGAGGCCGAATTGGGCAAAGCGGGCTCGGCCAGCCTCAGCGTGACCGAGACCACCGTCATCGTCGGCAAGGTGGACGAGGGCTTCGACAGCGATAAAGCGGCGGGAACGGTGATCGGGGGTGAGGTCCTGGGCAACGACGCTGAGGGCAAGATGGCGCAGCGCAACAGCTTTCTGGTGATGCCGCGACCGGAAAGCGCGGGCTGGGGCCGCATGAGCTACAGCCGGGGCGCCCTCGAGCGCGTCACCGGTCTGGGGGCGGTGGTAGACCTCAGCCCTGGGGACATCCAGTTGCCCAGCAACGTCGGCGAGGGCTTCGCTGTGGGCTTTTTCTCCACCTCGGCGCCCACCAACCCCTACGTCAACTCCAACGCCGTGTTCTTGGGCTACGAGGGCCGTGGCTTGGGGGGCTACTACCTCGGGGTGGGCGGAGGGCTGCGGGGCGACCGGGTTAGCTTCCGCCATGCCCGCCGCCAGATTGTCACCATCGTCAACGACATGGGGGCCTTCTTCTACGCCGTGGACATGGGCGGGGTGCCCGGCGGGGTAGCCTATCCCAACATGCGCTTGCTGGGGATGAGTACGGGCTGGACCGGGCAGCAGATGTACTTTGGCTTGCACAACCACGGCAGCTACTCGCACCCGTTGGTGGTGCCCCGCCTCAAGATCGACGACTCGGGCTACCGTAACTGGTGGCTCAGTGCCTTCTTGGCCGAGACCGGCACCGGTTCGGGGGTGCTGAGTGGGAGCGCCAGCACCGGCCAGCCGTGGAACCCCTTGACCGGGGAGATCACCCGCACTGCCGATGGGCTCAAAGCGCTCTCGAGCGCCCCCGCCAGGGCATATGTGAGTGTGGGCTCGAGCACCCCCTACTTGCTGGGTGCCCGCATCAAGACCGGGGGAGCCCCCAAGAGCGTCGACCTCTTGCTGCGCGTTCAGGACGCGAACAACTACCACGGCGTACGCTTTTCCAGAAGTGGCTTGCAAATCTACCGCGTCAGCGGCGGTAGCTTCAGCGTGCTCAACGAGACCGCTTCGCAAAGCCTGGAGCCCAACCGCACCTACGACGTGCAAGTGCGCTTGGAGGGGAGCGAGATCTGGGCCTGGCTGGAGGGACGCGATCCGCTCATCGCCCGCGACGGCACCCGCAGCAGCCTCAAGAACGTGGGCCTGGGCTTCGAGGGGGACGGCGACTCGGCGGTGAGCCGCTTCTTCGCCCACCAGCGCGAGGCGCCCATTCCCACCAAGCTCAAGATCGACTCCCCCAACGCGCCCAAGGCCAGCAGCCCCACCTGGAGCGATGAGTTCGACGGATCGGGTTCCTTGCCGGGCCGCAGCAACGCGGGCAAGACCTGGGAGCACGTCTTCGGTACGCAGACCTTCAGCCTGGCTTCGGGTCGGGCCAAAGCCAGCAGCACCCTCACCGACTGCCTGATGGAGGCCGTACCCCATAGCGCTAGCACCGTGCAGCTCGAGACCAGCATCTACCAGGGCACCCCGCCCAACACCATCGCCTTCACCGGCCCGGCAGTCCTGAGCGGTGGGGCCGGTTCCGGTCCTCCCGACAGCTACCTGGTGGCCATGCAGTTCCGCGACGGCAGCCAGGGCGAGGATTCGACCGAGGTCGAGGTACGGCTCAAGCCCGCGGGTCGCTCGGAGTACGTCTGGCGGCGCATCAACATGCAGGACACCCTTCGCCACGGTACCACCAACGCCACCACCCTCTGGAGCGACGGGGACTGGGTGGCGGTGTGGGTGGGCGACGAGCCCATCCTCTATCACCCCCTCACCGCCGACGAGCAGCGCATCGGCGTTGGCCGCGTAGGGCTGTACGACTGCTCGGTGGGAGCGGGAGACAACGGCTTCGAGAACCTGCGGATTTACTAGGCTTCCGCGATAAGCCGTACGCGTGCCTTCCTTCCCGCATATGGGAGGAGGGGACGGTACAATCGCACTGATGGATACGCAGACCATGCTCGAGCGCTTCATCTCCGGCGACCTTCGGGCCCTGGCCAGGGCCATCACCTGGGTCGAGTCGGGGCACCCGGCGGGCGCCGAACTTCTGCGCGAGCTGCGGGGTCGGGGCAGCAGCCGCGTGGTTGGCCTCACCGGCAGCCCTGGCGCGGGCAAGAGCACCCTCACCGACCGGCTCATCGAGGAAGCCCGCAGGCGCGGCGAACGGGTGGCCGTGCTGGCGGTGGACCCCAGCAGCCCTTTCACCGGCGGGGCCATCCTGGGCGACCGCATCCGCATGATGCGCCACTACCACGACTCGGGGGTGTTCATCCGCTCCCTGGCCAGCCGGGGTGCGCTGGGCGGGCTGGCCGGAGCGGTGGTGGGGGCGCTGGCCCTGCTCGAGGCTTTCGGCTTCGAGCGGGTCTTCCTCGAGACCGTGGGGGTGGGCCAGAGCGAGGTGGACATCGCCCGCGTGGCCGACACCACCGTGCTGGTCCTGACCCCTGCCGCCGGAGACGCGGTGCAGGCTTTCAAGGCGGGGGTGATGGAGATCGCCGACGTGTTCGTGGTCAACAAGTTCGACCTCCCCGGCGGAGAGCGGGTGATCCAGGAGCTCAAGACCACCCTCGAGCTCGCCCCCCCCCGACCCGGCGGCTGGAAACCCCCGGTGCTGAGCGCGGTGGGCTCGCGGGGTGAGGGGATCACCGAAGTGCTGGAGGCCATCGACCGACACTATGCCCACCTCCAGGGGCACGGCCTGCTGGAGGGAGGACGGCTCGAGCGGGCCCGCTTCGAGGTGGAGAGCGTGATCCAGGAGTGGGGTCGCCGCCGCACCCGCGAGGGCCAGGGCCTCATCGCCCAGGTTGCCAGTGGCGAACTCACCCCGGAGGAAGCTGCGGCACGGCTGCTGGGTAACCCCCAGCTGGGGGTCGAGGGCTAAGTACGACCGGCTATCGGCTATCGGCCATTGAGGCCTCGAGCGCCTCTAGCTTCTCCCGCAAGGCCGCGGCCCGTTCCCTGAGGGAAAGCGCCGGAGGGTTCTGCTGCTCGTGCTGCAGGATGGCCTTCCGGTGTGCCGGGCTTGCTCGGTCCTGAAGGGGATCGCCCTCGGGGTGAACGTGGTGTGCGTCGGGGTTGCCGAAGAGGGCGTTGAGCAGATCGAACTCTTCGTGAGAGCGCAGCGAGGCGTCCTCGCGGAACATATTGAGGTAGGCCCACTGGAACTGCGCCTCGCTCACCGCACCGCCGAGGTAGGCGTCGAGCAGGCGCTTGTAGGGCTCGAGGTTGCTGCCGTGGCCCCGACTCGGCTCGACCTTCACGTCGGGGAGGTGTTGCTGGAAGAGGGGCTCGAGCTTTTCCAGGGTGATGTCCCAGTTGTCGAGATCGAAGACTGGCTGGCCGTCGCGGAATACGATGACCTGCGGGGAGTGGTGGGTGATCCCGGTGAGCTCGGCCACGCGGTTAGAAGCCGGGCGATGTTCGACGACCCGGATGATGCCCACCGGGATTTGTGGGCGATCGCGCAACATGCGCTCGAGGTTGCCCCAACCCTGCATGGTCTTGTGGCAGGTTCCGGCCTTGAAGATGGCGGCCACGGGGTGGTCGTGGATGAAGCGATCCACCTCCTCGGGCGTGGTGAGAGGGTGCATGCGTTCTCTCATGGCGTCCTGAGTCTAGCGGTAGCCCACGGGAGCAATCGTCAGCGAGGACACGCCTCGGAGCGCCCTTTATCTCCGTGCAGGGTAGAAGTGGTTGCGGGAGCAGGGGCATGCCCTATCCCTGGGCCAGAGGGCTTGATCTTATAGCTCGCCCGTGCGAATAAAGGCTGCGATGTGGGGGTGGCGGCGCAGCTCGAGCAAATCCTGCTCGTTGGGCAGTTGGGGCCGGTCGCGTTCGGCGTTGACCAGGCACAAGAAGCCCAGCGGCTCGTCCTCGGTGGCGCGGAATTGGTGCCAGGTGAGGGGAGGGATGGAGATGAGGTCGTGCGGCTGCAGGTCGTGGATCTCCTCGCCCACCAAGCAGCGTCCCCGGCCCCGGATCACCATCACCGCGTGGACGTGTTGGTGGCGCTCGAGCGTGGTGTGCCCGCCCGGAGCCACCTCGAAGTAGCGCCACTGCGCGGCCAGCTCGGGGTCTTCGAAGAGCACCTGGCGGGTCACGGCGCGAAAAGGCGCCGACCCCTCGGCCTTGTACTCGAGCACCTCCACCCCGTCCCAGCGTTGGTTGCCCAGGTGGGCCCTTTTGTGCTTGGCTTTGCTACTGACCATCATCCCAAGGACAGTTTACCCCGGCGAAGCCACCCTCTCGACAAATTCCCGGCTGCGCTCGAGCAGCCTTTCCCCCGCCGATAAGAGCGCCCCGCCGATGAGGAGCATGGCGTCGGGGCCGTAGGCCTCCTTCATCTCGCCCACCCGCTCGAGGCTCATCCCCCCGGCGGGGACCGGCAAGCTCGGGCGCAGGTGGCCCCAGGCCCTGCGGGCGTTGTCGGCGAGCTCCAAGCAGGTCTGCCGGCTGTAGCTGAAGCGTCCGCCGTAGTTGGGGTAGATCACTGCGTCGGCTCCGAACAGGCGGAACAGCTTACCAAACAGCAGCGCCGGCGCGATGCGCTGCCCGGCAAAAGCCGGGTGGGCCAGCACCGGCATGCCCAATTCCGCCACCAGCTCGTGGAAGAAGGGCAGACCCAGGATCATGGGCTCGACCATCACGGCCCGGATGCCCTCTTCGCGGGCGATACGGGCCTGCTTCAGCACCTCCTTGGGGCCTCCCTGAAGGTTGGGCACGTAGCAGGTGCGGTATCCGCTGACCCGGTTAGCCTTCTCCACGGCTTTGTTCACCGCCTGCACGCGCTGGGCGAAGGGGGCGAAGCGTTGGTTGCCCAGGCCGTGGTCGTCCTTGACGAAGTCGAGGCCCGCCAGGGCGAAGGTGTGGGCCAGCTCGGCCAGCTGAGCTGGGCTCAGGCCCTGCGGTTTGAGGGCGGTGCAGGTGAGAGGCCGGTTCTGCGCTCCCACGAGTTCGCGCAGCCCGGCTATGCCAAACCTGGGCCCCAGGAAAGCCGACAGCAGCGCGGGCGGAAGCTCCACGTCGATGAGCTCGACGTCCTGCTGCAGGGCGCAGTTGCCGAAGAGCATGTTGAGCAGCTGCCCAGCTTCGAAGGCGGTGGTCGCGATGGCCAGCGTGATCCGCACCCGGAAAAGCCCTGCCCCCAGGGGCTCGATGCCCTCGACCCGCCCCAGCAGATCCCGCACCCCCCAGTCTTTCCGCAAGGCTGAAAGGGGCATCTCGAGGCTCTGCTCGGTCGCCAGGGCTACTGCTCGAGCCTCGATGTCCTCGGGCTTGCTGGTGAGGTGGTAGATGGCCGTGAGGCGCTCCATGAAGGGGAATTCTACCGCGCGAGCTTCCAGTGCTCGGGGAAGCGGGTGTTGGGGAAGATCGCCTGAGCCTCGTGTAGCAGCAGGCTGCGCTCCCTCGAGGCGTAGCGGTCGGAGAGGTGGAAGAGGATGAGTTCCCCCGCCCCGGCTTCCCTGGCGAGCAGGGCGGCCTGGACGCTGGTGAGGTGGTAGTTCCTGCGGGCGAGCTCGAGGTCGGCGTGGCGGTACTGGCTCTCGCAGACCAGGATTTGCACCCCCTCGAGCCAGAGCACCAATCGCCACATGGCGGCTTCGTCGAGCCGGAAGTCGGTCAGGTAGGCCACCGAGTCGCCGGGGGCGTTGACCAGGAGTTCGGCGCGGAGGGCCTGCAGGTCGTAGCTTCGGCCCTCGATCTCGAGGCTGCGCTGCCCCGGCAGGGGCTCTTTGAGCTGTTTGATCCAGGCTCCCGAGGGCAGGCCCAGGGCTTGCAGCTTCCGCGCGTCCACGTGCTGCTTGGGCTTCTCGCGCAGCAGGTAGGCCAGCGAGGGGGTGCGGTGATCGAGGGCCAGGGCCTCGAGGCTGAGCTGTTCGGTCTCGAGCAGGGTGCCCTGCGAGGGGCGGGTGCCCTCGTCGTGGGCGATGGTAAAAGCCTCGGGCAGCTCGAAGCGGTAGCTGTGCAAGTGACCAGGGTGAACCTCGTGCACCAACCAGGAGCCGCTGCTGTTGCCGGGCATGTTCCAGAGGTAGCCCTGGAAGCGGTGGTGCAGGATGCGGGCAGTATCCGGTGGGCCCCAGACCGTGATGGGCTGGGGCCGCTCGAAGGTGGCGCGGAAGAAGGGGTCGAAGCCGCCGATGTGATCCATGTGTAGGTGGGAAAAGCACAGGTAGTCCACGGCCTGGACCTCGGCCAGGGGGAGATCCGCCGTGCAGTCCTGGCCGCAGTCGAAGAGGAAGCGCTGGAGCCGGTGGCCGAGGTCCGCCCGGACGAAGAGGGCGTTGTCGTGGCCGGGTGCTCCGAGCACTTGCGGGCGAAGGCTCATAGGCTTCCTCAAGGGCCGGTCGTGGCCCAGGGGTGGGTATCGACTTCGCCGGATTCCAGCAGCTGCGGCACCGTGACGAAGCGGTAGCCCTCGGCTTGCAGGCG
The window above is part of the Calidithermus timidus DSM 17022 genome. Proteins encoded here:
- a CDS encoding thioredoxin family protein — encoded protein: MRERMHPLTTPEEVDRFIHDHPVAAIFKAGTCHKTMQGWGNLERMLRDRPQIPVGIIRVVEHRPASNRVAELTGITHHSPQVIVFRDGQPVFDLDNWDITLEKLEPLFQQHLPDVKVEPSRGHGSNLEPYKRLLDAYLGGAVSEAQFQWAYLNMFREDASLRSHEEFDLLNALFGNPDAHHVHPEGDPLQDRASPAHRKAILQHEQQNPPALSLRERAAALREKLEALEASMADSR
- a CDS encoding cupin domain-containing protein; amino-acid sequence: MVSSKAKHKRAHLGNQRWDGVEVLEYKAEGSAPFRAVTRQVLFEDPELAAQWRYFEVAPGGHTTLERHQHVHAVMVIRGRGRCLVGEEIHDLQPHDLISIPPLTWHQFRATEDEPLGFLCLVNAERDRPQLPNEQDLLELRRHPHIAAFIRTGEL
- a CDS encoding MBL fold metallo-hydrolase, encoding MSLRPQVLGAPGHDNALFVRADLGHRLQRFLFDCGQDCTADLPLAEVQAVDYLCFSHLHMDHIGGFDPFFRATFERPQPITVWGPPDTARILHHRFQGYLWNMPGNSSGSWLVHEVHPGHLHSYRFELPEAFTIAHDEGTRPSQGTLLETEQLSLEALALDHRTPSLAYLLREKPKQHVDARKLQALGLPSGAWIKQLKEPLPGQRSLEIEGRSYDLQALRAELLVNAPGDSVAYLTDFRLDEAAMWRLVLWLEGVQILVCESQYRHADLELARRNYHLTSVQAALLAREAGAGELILFHLSDRYASRERSLLLHEAQAIFPNTRFPEHWKLAR
- a CDS encoding RuBisCO large subunit C-terminal-like domain-containing protein — its product is MERLTAIYHLTSKPEDIEARAVALATEQSLEMPLSALRKDWGVRDLLGRVEGIEPLGAGLFRVRITLAIATTAFEAGQLLNMLFGNCALQQDVELIDVELPPALLSAFLGPRFGIAGLRELVGAQNRPLTCTALKPQGLSPAQLAELAHTFALAGLDFVKDDHGLGNQRFAPFAQRVQAVNKAVEKANRVSGYRTCYVPNLQGGPKEVLKQARIAREEGIRAVMVEPMILGLPFFHELVAELGMPVLAHPAFAGQRIAPALLFGKLFRLFGADAVIYPNYGGRFSYSRQTCLELADNARRAWGHLRPSLPVPAGGMSLERVGEMKEAYGPDAMLLIGGALLSAGERLLERSREFVERVASPG